A genomic stretch from Bradyrhizobium sp. 195 includes:
- a CDS encoding DUF1476 domain-containing protein produces MSEFDKRQEGFEKKYALDEEQKFKAEARRNRLLGLWAAEKLGMSGDAATAYAKEVVAADFEEAGDADVLRKLTADFAAKNVAVTEQAIRAKMSELLGVAAAEVKAGK; encoded by the coding sequence ATGAGCGAGTTCGATAAGCGCCAGGAAGGTTTCGAGAAGAAGTACGCCCTCGACGAGGAGCAGAAATTCAAGGCGGAGGCCCGCCGCAACCGGCTGCTCGGGCTGTGGGCGGCCGAAAAGCTCGGCATGTCGGGCGATGCCGCCACCGCCTATGCCAAGGAGGTGGTCGCGGCCGATTTCGAGGAGGCCGGCGATGCCGACGTCCTGCGTAAGCTCACGGCCGATTTTGCCGCCAAAAACGTCGCCGTCACCGAACAGGCGATTCGCGCCAAGATGAGCGAGCTGCTCGGGGTGGCCGCCGCCGAGGTGAAGGCAGGGAAATAA
- a CDS encoding LysR family transcriptional regulator translates to MDSDALDTFLTVHRRGGISNAAKFLHRSQPAISRRIALLEQELGVPLFERVAGRTRLSDAGRVLVPYAERAVPAAQDAEQAIRALTKQNAGPVSLAVTGTLADGRLSTIMKRFARENPTVTLTLRTATSAEVSDLIRRGEATIGLRYNADRAGDLACELVLTEALQVVCAPEHPLAGKRVKRLAELRGERWIAFPETRGRREIAAAHVFALFLTHGLGEVEWTAVDSLTAQKRLVEAGFGLALLARSHVAEELRAASIATIAVGDLAADQDVVLVTRRGGFLSAAAERLLDTIRRNFAGRDGSAPQGVRKRTPARKVVARRRLA, encoded by the coding sequence ATGGACAGTGACGCCCTCGATACCTTCCTGACCGTTCATCGCAGGGGCGGGATCTCGAATGCCGCGAAATTCCTGCACCGCTCGCAGCCGGCGATTTCGCGCCGTATCGCGCTGCTGGAGCAGGAGCTCGGCGTGCCCCTGTTCGAGCGGGTGGCGGGCCGCACCCGGCTCAGCGATGCCGGGCGCGTGCTGGTCCCCTATGCCGAGCGCGCGGTTCCCGCGGCGCAGGACGCCGAACAGGCGATACGTGCGTTGACCAAGCAGAATGCGGGGCCGGTTTCGCTGGCGGTAACCGGCACGCTCGCCGATGGCCGCCTGTCGACCATCATGAAGCGGTTTGCCAGGGAAAATCCCACCGTCACGCTGACCTTGCGAACGGCGACCAGCGCGGAGGTCAGCGATCTCATCCGGCGCGGCGAGGCCACGATCGGCCTGCGCTACAACGCTGATCGCGCCGGCGATCTCGCTTGCGAGCTGGTGCTGACCGAGGCATTGCAGGTCGTCTGTGCGCCCGAACATCCCCTGGCGGGCAAGCGCGTGAAGCGGCTTGCAGAGCTTCGCGGTGAACGCTGGATCGCATTTCCGGAAACGCGCGGGCGCCGCGAGATCGCCGCGGCCCATGTGTTCGCGCTGTTTCTCACGCATGGGCTCGGCGAGGTCGAATGGACGGCCGTCGACAGCCTCACCGCGCAGAAGCGGCTCGTGGAAGCCGGCTTCGGTCTCGCGCTGCTGGCGAGGAGTCATGTGGCTGAGGAGCTGCGCGCGGCCTCGATCGCGACGATCGCCGTCGGCGATCTTGCCGCGGATCAGGACGTCGTCCTCGTGACGCGTCGCGGCGGCTTTCTGAGTGCTGCCGCCGAGCGCCTGCTCGACACCATCCGCCGCAACTTTGCCGGGCGGGATGGTTCGGCTCCACAGGGCGTCAGAAAGAGAACGCCGGCGCGCAAGGTTGTTGCGCGCCGGCGCCTCGCCTGA
- a CDS encoding isocitrate lyase/PEP mutase family protein codes for MTSQLDKATAFRALHERRGAFIIPNPWDAGTAKLLAAMGFEALATTSLGVANMLGSSGVNLDVILANARTIVDATDLPVSVDLENCGADEPKRAAEAIRRAAEAGAVGGSIEDFSGDRDRPIYDFSHAVERVQAAVEVARALPIPFTLTARAENLLHGRKDIDDTIRRLQAFEAAGADVLYSPGLYDLATIRTVVSSLSKPFNHVMGFADPTLTVGQLSAAGVKRISVGGAMSRYALAAFLNCAHEMKDKGSFTYVRDMAPVGELREAFASVTPP; via the coding sequence ATGACGAGCCAACTGGACAAGGCGACAGCGTTTCGCGCGCTGCACGAGCGGCGTGGCGCTTTCATCATCCCCAATCCATGGGATGCCGGTACGGCCAAGCTGCTCGCGGCGATGGGATTCGAGGCCCTCGCAACCACGAGCCTCGGGGTCGCCAACATGCTCGGCAGCAGCGGCGTCAATCTCGATGTCATCCTCGCCAACGCACGCACGATCGTCGATGCCACCGACCTTCCGGTCAGCGTCGATCTCGAAAATTGCGGGGCCGATGAGCCGAAACGTGCGGCCGAAGCTATACGGCGTGCGGCGGAAGCTGGCGCCGTCGGCGGCTCGATCGAGGATTTCAGCGGCGACCGCGATCGCCCCATCTACGACTTTTCTCACGCCGTCGAGCGCGTCCAGGCCGCCGTCGAAGTGGCCCGCGCGCTGCCAATTCCGTTCACGCTGACGGCGCGGGCCGAGAACCTCCTGCACGGCCGCAAGGACATCGACGACACAATTCGCCGCCTGCAGGCCTTCGAGGCCGCGGGCGCCGACGTCCTGTATTCGCCCGGCCTGTACGACCTCGCCACGATCCGGACTGTCGTATCCTCGCTCAGCAAGCCGTTCAACCACGTGATGGGCTTTGCTGACCCAACGTTGACAGTCGGGCAATTATCCGCCGCCGGCGTCAAGCGCATCAGCGTCGGCGGGGCCATGTCGCGCTACGCGCTCGCCGCGTTCCTGAACTGCGCGCACGAGATGAAGGACAAGGGATCCTTCACCTATGTTCGCGACATGGCTCCGGTCGGCGAGCTGCGTGAGGCCTTTGCGTCGGTCACTCCTCCTTGA
- the cynS gene encoding cyanase — MKREDLTEKLLDIKREKGWSWKHICDKIGGYSEVLIVGAILGQMKLTKPQAANAGELFGLSKVEVAMLNEVPMRGTGTPMPPTDPLIYRFYEMVMVNGPAWKALIEEEFGDGIMSAIDFDMAMERVANPKGDRVKITMSGKFLPYKYYGASGNVPEYGFKEE; from the coding sequence ATGAAACGCGAAGACCTCACCGAAAAGCTGCTCGACATCAAGCGCGAGAAGGGATGGAGCTGGAAGCACATCTGCGACAAGATCGGCGGCTATTCCGAAGTGCTGATCGTTGGCGCCATACTCGGCCAGATGAAGCTGACGAAGCCGCAGGCGGCCAATGCCGGCGAGCTGTTCGGCCTGTCGAAGGTGGAAGTTGCGATGCTCAACGAGGTGCCGATGCGCGGCACCGGCACGCCGATGCCGCCGACCGATCCGTTGATCTATCGCTTTTACGAGATGGTGATGGTGAACGGTCCGGCCTGGAAGGCGCTGATCGAGGAGGAGTTCGGCGACGGCATCATGTCGGCGATCGACTTCGACATGGCAATGGAGCGCGTCGCCAACCCGAAGGGCGACCGCGTCAAGATCACCATGAGCGGCAAATTCCTGCCGTACAAATATTACGGCGCCAGCGGCAACGTGCCGGAATACGGCTTCAAGGAGGAGTGA
- a CDS encoding alpha/beta fold hydrolase, translated as MTAFSLETFGFPEVHADGRPIKLNLRKGLALLIYLTETKGAVARDVLVALLWPEAARETGLARLRRLLHRIELTLGQSVFETDRTSVRWSPAVELKIDTHLFESACDRGAFEEACLIYRGDFLAGFALDDCPEFDDWAFFRREALRGRLMHALERAVQDKNAAGDHFAATVPAGRLVELDSLSEVYGRHLIRSLLLAGDRSAAERHHAALTQRLRDELGVAPEAETEALMSPAAAPHAAPVTRYVKGAGVHLAYQTYGSGPLDILVMPGFVSHVERAWENPASRTFLASLMQLGRLIVFDRRGIGLSDRVGSAPGIDVTAEDIGTVLRAVDSRRIVLFGASECGPACIKFAVDEPRRVAGLILFGALAKGCWAQDYPHALRASQYDAWSKHLVAQWGGPVGIETFAPSLAGDPQARAWWAGLLRAASSPGGISAVLEAFRDADVRRLLPEITMPTLVLHRRGDQAVRIAAGRDVASRISGAEFVELDGNDHWFFAGDQRPVLEAIGGFIEGLPREGAGVKR; from the coding sequence ATGACGGCTTTCTCGCTGGAGACATTCGGGTTCCCGGAGGTCCATGCTGACGGCCGCCCGATCAAGTTGAACCTACGCAAAGGTCTTGCTCTGCTGATCTATCTCACGGAGACCAAGGGCGCCGTCGCGCGCGACGTCCTTGTTGCGCTGCTGTGGCCCGAGGCTGCTCGCGAGACCGGCTTAGCGCGATTGCGGCGCCTGCTGCACCGCATCGAGCTCACGCTCGGGCAGTCGGTTTTCGAGACTGACCGTACGAGCGTCCGATGGTCTCCGGCGGTCGAGCTGAAGATCGATACGCATTTGTTCGAGAGCGCCTGCGATCGCGGTGCCTTTGAAGAGGCTTGCCTGATCTATCGGGGCGACTTCCTTGCGGGCTTCGCTCTGGACGACTGTCCCGAATTCGACGATTGGGCCTTCTTTCGTCGGGAGGCGTTGCGGGGGCGGCTCATGCATGCGCTGGAGCGTGCGGTGCAGGACAAGAACGCCGCCGGCGATCATTTCGCCGCGACTGTGCCTGCGGGACGCCTGGTTGAGCTCGATTCATTGAGCGAAGTGTATGGCCGGCATCTGATCCGCAGTCTTCTGCTCGCCGGCGACCGAAGCGCGGCAGAGCGCCATCACGCAGCCCTGACGCAGCGGCTGCGCGACGAGCTAGGGGTTGCACCGGAAGCCGAGACCGAGGCGCTGATGAGTCCCGCGGCGGCGCCGCATGCCGCCCCGGTGACGCGCTACGTGAAAGGCGCGGGGGTGCATCTGGCCTATCAGACCTACGGAAGCGGCCCGCTCGATATTCTGGTGATGCCCGGCTTCGTGTCGCATGTGGAGCGCGCCTGGGAGAACCCTGCGAGCCGGACATTCCTGGCGTCATTGATGCAGCTCGGACGCCTCATCGTGTTCGATCGTCGCGGGATCGGACTGTCCGACCGGGTCGGGTCGGCCCCTGGCATCGATGTCACCGCGGAGGATATCGGCACCGTGCTGCGGGCGGTGGACTCGCGCCGCATCGTGCTGTTCGGCGCCTCCGAATGCGGGCCGGCCTGCATCAAGTTCGCGGTCGACGAGCCCCGCCGCGTGGCCGGGCTCATCCTGTTCGGCGCACTGGCCAAGGGCTGCTGGGCACAGGACTATCCGCACGCGCTGCGCGCCAGTCAGTATGATGCCTGGAGCAAGCATCTGGTCGCGCAATGGGGCGGGCCAGTTGGGATCGAAACCTTTGCACCGAGCCTTGCTGGCGATCCCCAGGCGCGCGCCTGGTGGGCGGGGCTGTTGCGTGCAGCCTCCAGTCCCGGCGGTATCTCGGCCGTGCTCGAGGCGTTTCGCGACGCCGACGTGCGGCGCCTCTTGCCTGAAATCACTATGCCGACGCTGGTGCTGCACCGGCGCGGCGACCAGGCCGTGCGCATCGCGGCCGGTCGCGATGTGGCGAGCCGGATCAGCGGCGCGGAGTTCGTCGAGCTCGACGGCAACGATCACTGGTTCTTCGCAGGCGATCAGCGGCCGGTGCTCGAGGCGATCGGAGGATTTATAGAGGGATTGCCGCGCGAAGGGGCCGGTGTGAAGCGCTAG
- the mddA gene encoding methanethiol S-methyltransferase, with translation MFSRFAILLYAIVSYAVFTASFLYALGFVGNYVVPKSIDRSLDVGSPSTLTEAIVVNLLLMSLFAIQHSVMARPGFKRWWTKVLPVACERSTYVLLSSLILLLLFWQWRPIAIPIWQTSGIVAWLLTGVHWLGWLIAFASTHMIDHFDLFGLRQAFSALRGTELAGQSFKAPLLYRIVRHPIMLGFLLAFWATPEMTAGHLLFAIANTAYILVALQFEERDLIAEFGATYQQYRRRVPMLLPRIFRSRRTEDRQPPRPVGAPR, from the coding sequence ATGTTTTCGCGCTTCGCAATCCTGCTCTACGCAATCGTGAGCTATGCCGTATTCACGGCGTCATTTCTCTATGCGCTCGGTTTCGTCGGCAATTATGTCGTACCCAAGTCAATCGATCGCTCCCTCGACGTCGGCAGCCCTTCGACTTTGACCGAGGCCATCGTCGTCAACTTGCTGCTGATGAGCCTGTTCGCCATCCAGCACAGCGTCATGGCGCGCCCGGGCTTCAAACGCTGGTGGACCAAGGTTCTTCCCGTGGCCTGCGAGCGCAGCACCTACGTGCTGCTCTCCAGCCTGATCCTGCTGCTGCTGTTCTGGCAGTGGCGGCCGATCGCGATACCGATTTGGCAGACCAGCGGAATCGTGGCCTGGTTGCTGACCGGCGTCCATTGGCTCGGCTGGCTGATCGCCTTCGCCTCGACCCACATGATCGATCATTTCGACCTGTTCGGCCTGCGCCAAGCCTTCTCGGCGCTGCGCGGGACCGAGTTGGCCGGTCAATCCTTCAAGGCGCCGCTGCTCTACAGAATCGTGCGGCATCCGATCATGCTGGGCTTCTTGCTCGCGTTCTGGGCCACGCCCGAGATGACCGCCGGCCACTTGCTGTTCGCGATCGCGAACACAGCCTACATACTGGTCGCGCTTCAGTTCGAGGAGAGGGATCTGATCGCGGAGTTCGGCGCGACCTATCAGCAGTATCGCCGGCGCGTTCCCATGCTGCTGCCCAGGATTTTCAGATCCCGCCGGACCGAAGATCGCCAGCCGCCTCGGCCTGTTGGAGCGCCTCGATGA
- a CDS encoding MDR/zinc-dependent alcohol dehydrogenase-like family protein: MNAMPPIPRMSAEAATFADTLDGLDVGLYLVDADARLIHVNTAGQAIVDARDILLEIRAHLAACDVTVNRTLQHFFAAAGLENAILGANGIAVPIIDRDGQRHVAHAMPLISGTRRRAGVAYSAVAALFVRRAALTIPPRSEVIGKAFRLTPAELRVMLAIVELGGVPEVAAALGVALKNYSIVGVFAGAWAEKFPHESAHMNDTLIQLLADGQIRPHIDRILPLRRSATPCAPWLAERFRGELFSRSGRVRQRRRENR, encoded by the coding sequence ATGAACGCCATGCCCCCTATCCCCCGAATGTCCGCGGAAGCCGCCACATTCGCCGATACGCTCGATGGGCTCGACGTCGGCCTGTATCTCGTTGACGCGGACGCGCGTCTCATTCACGTCAATACTGCCGGGCAAGCCATTGTCGATGCGCGCGATATCCTGCTCGAAATCCGCGCGCACCTCGCGGCTTGCGACGTAACGGTCAACCGGACACTGCAGCATTTTTTCGCCGCGGCCGGGCTGGAAAACGCGATCCTCGGCGCCAACGGAATCGCAGTGCCGATCATCGACCGGGATGGGCAGCGCCACGTCGCCCATGCCATGCCGTTGATCTCCGGCACGCGCCGGCGTGCGGGTGTGGCCTACAGCGCCGTGGCAGCATTGTTCGTTCGCAGGGCGGCGCTGACGATACCGCCTCGTTCCGAAGTGATCGGCAAAGCCTTCAGACTAACGCCCGCCGAGTTGCGCGTGATGCTCGCGATCGTGGAGCTCGGCGGCGTTCCCGAGGTGGCGGCGGCGCTCGGCGTCGCGCTGAAGAACTATTCAATCGTCGGCGTCTTTGCCGGCGCCTGGGCGGAGAAATTCCCGCACGAGAGTGCGCACATGAATGACACGCTGATCCAATTGCTGGCCGACGGACAAATTCGCCCGCATATCGATCGTATCCTCCCTTTGAGGAGGTCGGCGACGCCATGCGCGCCGTGGCTAGCCGAACGGTTCAGGGGCGAATTGTTCTCAAGATCAGGTAGAGTGCGCCAACGACGAAGAGAGAACCGATGA
- a CDS encoding PaaI family thioesterase, which produces MTEIIIDKRYCGPPNSGNGGYVCGRLARHIPGPAEVTLRAPPPLNTPLTAVATGDGIWELCHGGKAVATARAASVELAQIETATLPEARVAELLALSRPHEHPLPHCFVCGPSRTKGDGLRIFAGPLRRHAQSAVLAASWAPDPNLAAEDGLVAPEFLWSALDCPTGFACNYDPQSGRFEKIPLLLGRMSARIEARPRPGERCIVTAWPTGRDGRKHTADAALHDEAGRLLAVARTTWIAVEREVQLGR; this is translated from the coding sequence ATGACAGAGATCATCATCGACAAGCGCTATTGCGGCCCTCCGAACTCCGGCAACGGCGGCTACGTCTGCGGCCGGCTCGCCCGTCACATTCCCGGGCCTGCGGAAGTGACGCTGCGTGCGCCGCCTCCCCTGAACACGCCGCTCACTGCGGTCGCGACGGGCGACGGCATATGGGAGCTTTGCCATGGCGGCAAGGCCGTCGCCACCGCCCGCGCCGCAAGCGTCGAGCTCGCGCAAATCGAGACGGCGACCTTGCCGGAAGCCCGCGTGGCTGAATTGCTCGCGCTGTCTAGACCGCACGAACATCCGCTGCCACACTGTTTTGTCTGCGGCCCCTCAAGGACGAAAGGCGACGGCCTGCGCATCTTCGCCGGCCCGCTCCGCCGTCATGCGCAGAGCGCCGTTCTCGCCGCGAGCTGGGCACCCGATCCGAATCTTGCCGCCGAGGACGGCCTCGTCGCGCCCGAATTCCTCTGGTCCGCGCTCGATTGCCCCACCGGCTTCGCCTGCAATTACGATCCACAGAGCGGCCGCTTCGAGAAGATTCCGCTGCTGCTCGGGCGGATGTCAGCCCGCATCGAAGCGCGCCCCCGCCCCGGCGAGCGCTGCATCGTCACGGCCTGGCCCACCGGCCGCGACGGCCGCAAGCACACGGCCGACGCCGCGCTGCATGATGAAGCCGGGAGATTGCTGGCGGTGGCTAGGACGACATGGATAGCGGTGGAGCGCGAAGTGCAGCTCGGACGATAG
- a CDS encoding TrmJ/YjtD family RNA methyltransferase, translating to MSGTDKSKAGLSLDGPIVILVEPQLGENIGMAARAMGNFALGALRIVNPRDGWPNIAAQRAAAGADHILEKVELFDTVEQAVADLDLLFATTARPHDQAKPVVGPEAAASEIAGHVATGGKAGILFGRERWGLTNEEVGLSNRIITFPVNPGFASLNLAQAVLLVGYEWFKRATSGELPHAMPERSERASQHQMQAFFDNLIRELDKVEFLRPAEKRDTMLVNLRNIFSRMEPTKQDMHTLHGVVMAIAEGRKGPAKGGVLDGEQATRLRALLAEHGQGGVPDSGSTVRGLARLLRRNPTDAERLLWQALTRDRRFAGQFKRQTPVGRHIPDFVSFPHRIGIELVNPGEGEAIAADRASRRAWLEARDYRVLEIRAADVERDLDAELVRLAGMMEQSA from the coding sequence ATGTCGGGGACTGACAAGAGCAAGGCGGGTTTGTCCCTCGACGGTCCCATCGTCATCCTGGTCGAGCCGCAGCTCGGTGAAAACATCGGCATGGCCGCGCGCGCCATGGGCAATTTTGCGCTTGGCGCCCTGCGCATCGTCAACCCCAGGGACGGCTGGCCCAACATCGCCGCCCAGCGCGCCGCGGCCGGCGCCGACCACATTCTGGAAAAGGTCGAACTGTTCGACACGGTGGAGCAGGCGGTCGCCGACCTCGACCTGCTGTTCGCCACCACGGCTCGCCCTCACGACCAGGCCAAGCCCGTGGTCGGGCCGGAGGCCGCGGCTAGCGAGATCGCCGGGCACGTCGCGACCGGCGGCAAGGCCGGCATCCTGTTCGGCCGCGAGCGCTGGGGGCTGACCAACGAGGAGGTCGGGCTCTCCAACCGCATCATCACCTTCCCAGTCAATCCGGGCTTCGCCTCGCTCAACCTCGCCCAGGCCGTGTTGCTGGTCGGCTATGAATGGTTCAAGCGGGCCACGTCAGGCGAGTTGCCGCATGCCATGCCGGAGCGCTCCGAGCGCGCCTCGCAGCACCAGATGCAGGCCTTCTTCGACAATCTCATCCGCGAGCTCGACAAGGTGGAATTCCTGCGCCCGGCCGAGAAACGCGACACCATGCTGGTGAACCTGCGGAACATCTTCAGCCGGATGGAGCCGACCAAGCAGGACATGCACACGCTCCATGGAGTCGTCATGGCGATCGCCGAGGGGCGCAAGGGCCCGGCCAAGGGCGGCGTGCTCGACGGCGAGCAGGCCACGCGTCTGCGTGCGCTGCTGGCCGAGCACGGGCAGGGCGGCGTGCCCGACAGCGGCTCGACCGTGCGCGGCCTCGCTCGCCTGCTCCGCCGCAACCCGACCGATGCCGAGCGCCTGCTCTGGCAGGCACTGACCCGCGACCGCCGCTTCGCAGGTCAGTTCAAGCGCCAGACACCCGTGGGGCGCCACATCCCGGACTTCGTCTCGTTCCCGCATCGGATCGGGATCGAGTTGGTCAACCCGGGCGAGGGCGAGGCGATCGCGGCCGACCGTGCGTCAAGGCGGGCGTGGCTGGAGGCGCGGGACTATCGTGTGCTGGAGATTCGCGCGGCGGATGTGGAGCGGGATCTCGATGCGGAGCTAGTACGGCTCGCGGGGATGATGGAGCAGAGCGCGTAG
- a CDS encoding NADP-dependent isocitrate dehydrogenase: MAKIKVSNPVVELDGDEMTRIIWQYIKDKLINPYLDVELLYFDLGMEYRDHTNDQVTIDAAEAIKKVGVGVKCATITPDEARVKEFNLKQMWKSPNGTIRNILGGVIFREPIICKNVPRLVPGWTKPIIIGRHAYGDQYRATDFKFPGKGTLTMKFVGEDGTVIEKEVFKAPGAGVAMEMYNLDDSIIDFARASLNYGLLRNYPVYLSTKNTILKVYDGRFKDIFQDIYDREFKKEFEAKGLTYEHRLIDDMVASALKWSGGYVWACKNYDGDVQSDTVAQGYGSLGLMTSVLLTPDGKTVEAEAAHGTVTRHYREHQKGKETSTNSIASIFAWTRGLAHRAKLDNNAELAKFANTLEKVCVDTVEAGYMTKDLALLVGADQRWLSTTGFLDKVAENLTKELAA, translated from the coding sequence ATGGCAAAAATCAAGGTATCCAATCCCGTCGTCGAGCTCGATGGCGACGAGATGACCCGGATCATCTGGCAGTACATCAAGGACAAGCTGATCAACCCGTACCTCGATGTCGAGCTGCTCTATTTCGACCTGGGCATGGAATACCGCGACCACACCAACGATCAGGTCACCATCGACGCCGCTGAAGCCATCAAGAAGGTCGGCGTCGGCGTCAAGTGCGCCACCATCACCCCTGATGAAGCCCGGGTGAAGGAGTTCAACCTCAAGCAGATGTGGAAGTCGCCGAACGGCACCATCCGCAACATCCTCGGCGGAGTGATCTTCCGCGAGCCGATCATCTGCAAGAACGTGCCGCGCTTGGTTCCCGGCTGGACCAAGCCGATCATCATCGGCCGCCACGCCTATGGCGACCAGTACCGCGCCACCGATTTCAAGTTCCCCGGCAAGGGCACCCTCACGATGAAGTTCGTCGGCGAGGACGGCACCGTGATCGAGAAGGAAGTGTTCAAGGCTCCGGGTGCCGGCGTCGCCATGGAGATGTACAATCTCGACGACTCCATCATCGACTTCGCCCGCGCCTCGCTGAACTACGGCCTGCTGCGCAACTACCCGGTCTATCTCTCGACCAAGAACACGATTCTGAAGGTGTATGACGGCCGCTTCAAGGACATCTTCCAGGACATCTACGACCGCGAGTTCAAGAAGGAATTCGAGGCCAAGGGCCTGACCTACGAGCACCGCCTGATCGACGACATGGTGGCCTCGGCGCTGAAATGGTCCGGCGGCTATGTCTGGGCCTGCAAGAACTACGACGGCGACGTGCAGTCCGACACGGTCGCGCAGGGCTACGGCTCGCTCGGCCTGATGACCTCGGTTCTCCTCACCCCCGACGGCAAGACCGTGGAAGCGGAAGCTGCCCACGGCACGGTGACCCGCCACTACCGCGAGCACCAGAAGGGCAAGGAGACCTCGACCAACTCGATCGCCTCGATCTTCGCCTGGACACGCGGCCTCGCCCACCGCGCCAAGCTCGACAACAATGCCGAGCTCGCCAAGTTCGCGAACACGCTGGAGAAGGTCTGCGTCGACACCGTCGAAGCCGGCTACATGACCAAGGACCTCGCGCTGCTGGTCGGCGCCGACCAGCGCTGGCTCTCGACCACCGGCTTCCTCGACAAGGTCGCCGAGAACCTGACCAAGGAACTGGCGGCGTAA
- a CDS encoding DUF3455 domain-containing protein translates to MPAFKSLAFAAFALTSTSAFAADPLPESIAAPGESVVLSVHAEGAQVYECKAAADGKLAWAFREPIATLLSDGKTIGRHYAGPNWEHADGSAVVGKAVGNAPGTTAADIPWLKLEVTARRGNGVLAPITTVQRINTRGGKLEGSCDKAGEFKSAPYSANYVFLKKG, encoded by the coding sequence ATGCCAGCATTCAAGAGCCTTGCCTTTGCGGCCTTCGCGCTGACCAGCACCTCCGCATTCGCGGCAGACCCGCTTCCCGAGTCCATCGCCGCACCGGGCGAGAGCGTCGTGCTCAGCGTCCACGCCGAGGGCGCGCAGGTCTATGAGTGCAAGGCCGCCGCCGACGGCAAGCTCGCCTGGGCCTTCCGCGAGCCGATCGCAACGCTGCTCTCGGACGGCAAGACGATCGGCCGCCACTATGCCGGCCCGAACTGGGAGCACGCCGACGGCAGCGCCGTGGTCGGCAAGGCCGTCGGCAACGCGCCGGGCACGACGGCTGCCGATATTCCCTGGCTGAAGCTGGAAGTCACCGCCCGCCGTGGCAACGGCGTGCTTGCACCCATCACCACCGTCCAGCGCATCAACACCCGTGGCGGCAAGCTCGAGGGTTCTTGCGACAAGGCGGGCGAGTTCAAGAGCGCGCCGTACTCGGCCAACTACGTTTTCCTGAAAAAGGGCTGA